In one window of Gossypium arboreum isolate Shixiya-1 chromosome 4, ASM2569848v2, whole genome shotgun sequence DNA:
- the LOC108478961 gene encoding jasmonate-induced oxygenase 2-like: MNKLQDWPEPVIRVQSLSESGLKSIPERYIKPATDRPSLNMEEDPTNMDVNIPIIDLTGLSEDGNNLPQSTMDQISLACREWGFFQVVNHGVCPGFMDQVRETWRSFFHLPMEMKHAYANSPKTYEGYGSRLGIEKGAILDWSDYYYLHYLPLTLKDYNKWPASPDSCREVIDEYGKELVKLGGRIMKVLSINLGLKEDRLQNAFGGDNFGACLRVNFYPKCPQPELALGLSSHSDPGGLTLLLTDNQVPGLQVRKDDKWITVKPAPHAFIVNIGDQIQVLSNADYKSVEHRVIVNSDMERLSLGFFYNPKSDIPMQPMEELLSTDKPALYSPMTFDEYRLFIRLKGPKGKSQIESLHSPR, encoded by the exons aTGAACAAGTTACAAGACTGGCCTGAACCAGTAATCCGAGTCCAATCCTTGTCCGAAAGTGGCCTAAAAAGCATTCCTGAAAGATATATAAAACCAGCTACGGACAGACCTTCGTTAAACATGGAAGAAGACCCTACGAACATGGATGTAAATATTCCAATAATCGATCTTACAGGCTTGTCGGAAGACGGAAACAATCTGCCTCAATCAACGATGGATCAAATTTCATTGGCTTGTCGGGAGTGGGGTTTTTTTCAGGTTGTGAACCATGGAGTTTGCCCTGGATTCATGGATCAAGTACGAGAAACTTGGCGTAGTTTTTTCCATTTACCTATGGAGATGAAACACGCTTATGCTAACTCACCCAAGACTTATGAAGGTTATGGTAGCAGATTAGGGATTGAAAAAGGTGCCATTCTTGATTGGAGTGATTATTATTATCTCCACTATCTTCCTTTAACTCTCAAAGACTATAACAAATGGCCTGCATCTCCTGATTCTTGCAG GGAAGTAATTGATGAATATGGGAAGGAATTGGTGAAGTTGGGTGGGAGAATAATGAAGGTTTTATCGATAAACCTTGGATTAAAAGAGGACCGTCTCCAAAATGCATTCGGTGGAGACAACTTTGGGGCATGTCTAAGGGTTAACTTTTATCCCAAATGTCCACAGCCTGAGTTGGCTCTTGGCTTGTCATCCCACTCCGACCCCGGTGGTTTAACCCTTCTCTTAACCGACAATCAAGTCCCCGGTCTTCAAGTCCGAAAAGACGACAAATGGATCACCGTTAAACCTGCCCCACATGCATTTATCGTCAACATCGGTGATCAAATACAG GTCCTAAGCAATGCCGATTACAAGAGTGTAGAGCACAGAGTGATAGTAAATTCGGACATGGAAAGACTGTCATTGGGGTTCTTTTACAATCCAAAGAGCGATATACCCATGCAACCAATGGAAGAGCTGCTTTCAACAGATAAACCGGCATTGTATTCACCAATGACATTTGATGAATATCGACTTTTCATCAGATTAAAAGGTCCCAAGGGCAAGTCTCAAATCGAATCACTGCATTCTCCTAGATGA